In Nocardia asteroides, a single genomic region encodes these proteins:
- a CDS encoding 3-oxoacyl-[acyl-carrier-protein] synthase III C-terminal domain-containing protein — MSHYLREQGLNDFRIKVYEKFLGFREIREAEQIDPAEHLVRAVERLEGWHDNRHRVRHLLQARATPTATPYPVDTVQDVRNALGLNHAAAFCMHAHACASALLAVDLAGRLLAADGDTEALALVVTGEKVFTTSARVIPDVGVMGECTVALLVGLNGPNDRVLSYVSEIRGDLGDAVAQSYPQLLATVVLAAVHRAGLAMDDIDMILPHNINRMSWGQVIARLDIGMDRVHTPTMASAGHCFGADTFLNYLAAVESGALQRGMRYVMTSVGDVEMYSAMVFEH, encoded by the coding sequence GTGAGCCACTATCTGCGCGAACAGGGGCTCAACGACTTTCGTATCAAGGTCTACGAAAAGTTTCTGGGGTTCAGGGAGATCCGCGAAGCGGAACAGATCGATCCGGCGGAGCACCTGGTGCGCGCCGTCGAGCGGTTGGAGGGTTGGCACGACAACAGACATCGAGTACGGCATCTGCTGCAAGCACGTGCCACACCGACAGCCACCCCCTATCCGGTCGACACAGTGCAGGATGTCCGGAACGCATTGGGTCTGAACCATGCCGCGGCGTTCTGCATGCACGCGCACGCGTGCGCGTCCGCCCTGCTCGCCGTCGACCTCGCGGGCCGGCTGCTCGCCGCGGACGGCGACACCGAGGCATTGGCCCTGGTCGTCACCGGGGAGAAGGTGTTCACTACGAGTGCGAGGGTGATCCCGGATGTCGGAGTCATGGGCGAGTGCACCGTAGCGCTGCTGGTCGGTCTGAACGGGCCGAATGACCGTGTACTCAGCTACGTGAGTGAGATCCGCGGCGACCTCGGCGATGCTGTCGCGCAGTCCTATCCGCAGCTGCTGGCCACGGTAGTGCTCGCTGCCGTGCACCGGGCCGGTCTGGCGATGGACGATATCGACATGATCCTGCCCCACAACATCAACCGAATGTCATGGGGACAGGTCATCGCCCGGCTCGACATCGGTATGGATCGGGTCCACACCCCCACGATGGCGTCGGCAGGGCACTGCTTCGGAGCCGACACCTTCCTCAACTACCTTGCCGCCGTCGAAAGCGGAGCACTGCAGCGCGGCATGCGGTACGTGATGACGTCCGTGGGCGATGTCGAGATGTATTCGGCGATGGTTTTCGAACACTGA
- a CDS encoding beta-ketoacyl synthase N-terminal-like domain-containing protein, translated as MTENCGGDDSSQPHRIAIVGMGVRLPGDVTDAETYWALLSSAESACGQLPEDRQDGSLGDWTGTCTTGGFLSDAYGFDAPFFDIGIREARAIDPQHRLCLEVAWEALEDAGLPPSALAETTVGVYVGTTTQDYFDLRPEAPDAYWAVGNGHCFAAGRLAYTFGFTGPALSIDTACSSSLVAVHSAARSLRGGECDVAVAGGVNLILSPTAMRFVQRLGALSPDGTCRSFDAGANGFVRGEGCCFVILKRLSDAVQDGDRIHAVIEGSAINHDGNRSTLTAPNVRAQVQVIRSALADARIEPGDLGLVEAHGTGTPKGDPIEMAALAAAVGEGPSAHRLLVGTVKPVIGHAEAAAGIAGLIKLVLCIKQGRATAIPHFGKLNPRIDLNGSRISIVEETREWGRGRSPSYGGVSAFGMSGTNAHVILGPAPHIDSGSRSDEQVRGFELSGKSIFALQQLARRYRNVLAHLDPKSYGAFAYTASAGRARHVFCATVRAERPDQAVRVLDSLVSGAGTALVREIDPGGSGPSAVLGAELPRRIIDLPHYPWEHARYLPTQTASPVQSRS; from the coding sequence ATGACAGAGAACTGCGGAGGGGACGACTCCTCACAGCCGCACAGAATCGCCATCGTCGGGATGGGCGTCAGATTGCCGGGTGACGTTACCGACGCCGAAACATACTGGGCTCTGCTGAGTAGCGCCGAAAGTGCCTGTGGACAACTACCCGAGGACAGACAGGACGGTTCTCTCGGCGACTGGACGGGGACCTGCACAACGGGCGGATTCCTTTCCGACGCCTATGGATTCGATGCTCCGTTCTTCGACATCGGGATTCGAGAAGCGCGCGCCATCGACCCGCAACACAGACTCTGCCTGGAAGTTGCTTGGGAGGCTCTCGAAGACGCCGGGCTACCGCCGTCGGCGCTGGCGGAGACCACGGTCGGGGTCTACGTGGGTACCACCACTCAAGACTATTTCGATCTGCGGCCGGAAGCGCCAGATGCCTACTGGGCTGTCGGGAACGGCCATTGCTTCGCGGCCGGACGGTTGGCCTACACATTCGGCTTCACCGGACCCGCGTTGTCGATCGACACCGCATGTTCCTCCTCTCTGGTAGCCGTCCACAGCGCCGCTCGATCGCTACGCGGCGGCGAATGCGACGTCGCGGTCGCCGGCGGCGTCAATTTGATCCTGTCGCCGACTGCCATGCGGTTTGTTCAACGGCTGGGTGCGTTGTCTCCCGACGGCACATGCAGGAGCTTCGACGCTGGGGCCAACGGTTTCGTTCGAGGTGAGGGATGCTGCTTCGTCATCCTCAAGCGGCTGTCCGACGCCGTGCAGGACGGCGATCGGATACACGCCGTCATCGAGGGATCGGCCATCAATCATGACGGAAATCGCTCCACCCTGACCGCACCCAATGTGCGCGCGCAGGTTCAGGTGATCCGCAGTGCACTCGCGGATGCTCGGATCGAGCCGGGCGATCTCGGCCTGGTCGAAGCCCACGGCACCGGAACACCGAAAGGTGACCCTATCGAGATGGCGGCGCTGGCCGCTGCCGTCGGCGAGGGACCGTCGGCGCACCGGCTGCTGGTGGGCACGGTCAAACCGGTCATCGGCCACGCCGAAGCGGCGGCGGGCATCGCGGGGCTGATCAAACTCGTACTCTGTATCAAGCAAGGTCGTGCGACCGCAATCCCGCACTTCGGGAAGCTGAACCCGAGAATCGATCTGAACGGTTCGCGAATATCGATTGTCGAGGAAACCCGCGAATGGGGTCGAGGCCGGAGTCCGAGCTACGGCGGGGTGAGTGCCTTCGGTATGAGCGGCACGAATGCGCATGTAATCCTGGGGCCGGCGCCGCACATCGACAGCGGGAGCCGGAGCGACGAGCAGGTGCGAGGCTTCGAGTTGTCCGGGAAGAGCATCTTCGCCCTACAGCAGTTGGCGCGCCGATACCGAAATGTCCTGGCACATCTCGATCCGAAGTCCTACGGGGCGTTCGCGTACACAGCGTCCGCGGGCCGAGCAAGGCACGTGTTCTGCGCGACGGTTCGGGCCGAGCGCCCTGACCAGGCCGTGCGGGTATTGGACTCCCTGGTCTCCGGCGCGGGCACCGCACTCGTCCGCGAGATCGATCCGGGTGGCTCTGGACCATCGGCGGTTCTCGGCGCCGAGTTGCCTCGAAGAATCATCGACCTGCCGCATTACCCGTGGGAACACGCCAGGTACCTGCCTACGCAGACGGCATCGCCGGTCCAGTCGCGCTCATGA
- a CDS encoding phosphopantetheine-binding protein: MLEPIAAVEKWILEENPDLERIDPDLDLFESGLLNSIQIIDLVEVIDKLVPSRVDINALELEDLRTLKIIEVRFFASSESPDIAGH, encoded by the coding sequence ATGCTCGAACCCATCGCGGCCGTGGAGAAGTGGATACTCGAAGAGAATCCAGACCTCGAGCGTATCGACCCCGATCTCGATTTATTCGAAAGCGGTCTACTGAATTCAATTCAGATCATCGACTTGGTCGAGGTTATCGATAAACTCGTCCCGTCGAGAGTCGACATCAATGCGCTCGAGCTGGAGGATCTCCGAACTCTGAAAATAATCGAGGTACGCTTTTTCGCGTCATCGGAATCTCCCGACATCGCCGGCCACTAG